AAGATGTACTGGCGATTGTTTAGCGATGAATTGGTGGTGTCACCCGATGGCAAGTTCAGCCAACTGGCGCGGATGCGAATAGTTTCTTCTTCAACAGTTTCAGACTCGGCGACAATAGTTGTGTTTGGATTGCCATTCCTGATTAAACGATGGCAAACTTCCGAAATCGCGCTAGGCAAACCGGCGGGGGTACGATTGGAAACGGCGAATTTTTGGCAGATTTCCTTGGCTTGCTGATTGGCATACATTGGTTTGGTGTTGCGGGAAATGACCATCATACCTTCGCGCAACGACTCCGCCAAAGCTATCCAGGGAAAATCGAATAATACTGCCGAACTAACAGTACTGGCTTCCAATTTATCGAATTTTGCTTGGGAGAGCGCTTCGCTAGCGAAGCGACGGTCTGACCAAGAACTGAAGGCGGGTGTTTGTTGGGAAGCGAAAGTAAGTGAAGTAGCCATGAGTCACCATTTCTTAACTCTGAGGCTATTGTCTTGCGCTTAAAAATGAAGTTGCAATGAGTACACCACAGATAGGAGAACTTATGTCGCTGGTGCGGAAAGCTGGAGAAACAAGGTGAAGTAGGGTGAAGTTTTCTTGCGGAGTACGGCGGTGGGAGTGGGACTGGGAAATAATAGGGGTTAGGGACTAGGGGTTAGGGGCTAGGGGAAGAGGGGAGAGGGAAGAGGGAAGAGGGAAGAGGGAAGAGAGAAACGATAAAGGAAAATATTTATTCTCCCACTCCCCCGCTCCCCCGCTCCCCCACTCCCCCACTCCCCCGCTCGCTGTTTTGGGATAAGGAAAGGAGATGCTTCGATCTAAATTTTCGGTCTGCTTGCCGAGAAATGTTTCACCCAAAAGGGTGCTTCTTGAATTAGGGCGTCAGGAGTCGGGCGTTAAGGTTAAAAATTTTTAATTTACAGTGCGATCGTATGAAGCCAGAATATTTAGATAAGTGGTTTCCGCTTGAGCAACAGCGCATCTACACTGCCAGACTGGTGAAGCGAGCTGGGCTGACCCGTCGGCGGGCAGAGTACTTTGTGCGGTTGTGGGCTTATTTACTGCTGAAGCAGCAACACGAGTTAGGGAAGCGCTTGGCGTCACCGCTGAAACATTTAGATTTGCCGCAAGGGGCGGTCGCCTGCACTCACCGGGAGGCATCGGAGATATTCTACTCGCAAAAAGAGCGGGGGAGCGATCGCGCTGCTGGTATGATGATCGATCGACTGGCGGCGATCGGTTTAATCGAAAAAGAATTCGACGGTCAAAGTATTTGTATTCAAATTCGTCCTTTACCGGAACTGACCGACGCCTTGAAATCGCCGGAAACCGCACAAGTTAGGCCAGATGACTTTAACCCGGAAACCGATGCGGTTCCCCTGGCGAATTTGATGGCTCGCTACTATAACCGTTTGGCAAAAGATCAGTCCGCTGCGCCTCACAAGCTGGTTAAGGTATTGCGTAATTGGGCTGGGCAATACCCAAAAGGTATACGGGTGCTGCGTCGTTCTGACAATCACAATGCTGTGGGAATCTACATTTTATATCCCACGGCTAGCGAGTCGGAGCCTAATTTCTTTATTCCTCCTGGCAAAACTCTCTTCATAAGTGCCGATGTCCAGAACGATGCTTTTAAGATGGCTGTCCCTGGTGACCCGGAATGCACTTGCGTCTATGTCCGCACTTGGCTGATCGATAATCCTTATATAGATCAGACAACTGTTTGTGAGTTTGCAGAGGATGTGCAGAAAAGCTTAATGCAGATGCAGGCTGACTTCCCCAATCTTTGCGATTTGTATACAGTATCCTTAAATCCGGTATATGAAGAGATGCGCCAAGCTCTAGGATTTCAAAAGACCTGCCAGGATTCGCAACGCACTATTCACTGGGTTTATCAGTCGGTGAAGCGACTTTTGGCTTTGAATATGAAGGAAACTCTTGCTGGTATTAAGTTTCAGCCTCTTTCGCCTGTGTGATCCAGGGTATGGGGAATTGGGGATTGGAGAATGTTAAGTTTTGACTTAAAACTCTCCTTTTTCCCTTCTGGAAG
This Aerosakkonema funiforme FACHB-1375 DNA region includes the following protein-coding sequences:
- a CDS encoding helix-turn-helix transcriptional regulator gives rise to the protein MATSLTFASQQTPAFSSWSDRRFASEALSQAKFDKLEASTVSSAVLFDFPWIALAESLREGMMVISRNTKPMYANQQAKEICQKFAVSNRTPAGLPSAISEVCHRLIRNGNPNTTIVAESETVEEETIRIRASWLNLPSGDTTNSSLNNRQYILVFLENRDRILQEELQFEQQKYQLTDREMEIWSLLRQDYSYQDIAKTLQISLNTVKTHVKNIYAKKRWNQVKDTREVG